TGTGTATTTGTACCGTATGCAATAACAAGCTTCGTAGTGATTCGCCAAGCATGGTGCCCCCGGGTTCCCTAAGCACCGTTACCGGATATCCAATGGTTCGCAGCCATGCTGCCAAACGCAAGATCTGCGTCGTTTTACCGACTTTTTCTATACCCTCAAATGAAATTAGGGCACTGCGTTTTTGATCACCCATAGCCCTTCATCCTTCCCTTCATCATCCCCTGTTGGGGGAGGGGGTTGTAATCCTTTTAGGTCTCCACTGCCCCTTAAGTACCATTCCCGGTACTCTGTTAGCCATGATATCACGTCTTGATTAATGCCTTCGCCCGGAACAACGAGAGGAATGCCCGGGGGATAAGGTATCAAGGGTCTTGCTGCGATCCGGCCTAAAGCTTTGGACCAGGGAATCCATTCGTTTTCTGCCGTCATCGCCTGGTAAGGCGGCATTATTTGTTGCAGGATAGGCCAGCGTCTCCAGTGAGCAGCCCGGTGATAATCAATGTCTCGGTGAGCAAGAACAGCAGCTAGGGCGGACTTCACCGTATTGATGTCATCATAAGGCGTCACAATGAGCGTCACGCCAAAGGGATCTGATTTTTCTTCCACCCCAAATTGTTCGAGTCGGTGAAGAAGACGGGATCCGTCTCCAAGAATGGTCAATTTAGCGGCATCAGCTTGTCCGCCTTGACGCTCCCACCAATCTTGCAACAGGCTCAGCCCCTGATCCCGCCACCTCACACGCAAGTCTCGCAACTGCTCGGCTAAAACTTGCCAGCCTCGGTGGTATTCTCTCTGATGGCGTAAATATTGGAAGTAATCAAGAGACGCTAATAAGAGATAAGAAGGGCTCGACGTCGCCAAAAGATCCCACGTATCTTGGACCTGAGACATGGAAATGATTTCAGAATTCAGGTGCAATAGACCAGTTTGCGTTAAACTGAGTTCGGTCTTGTGCACCCCATGACACACTAAATCGGCGCCTTGCATCAATGCAGAACGGGGAAAACCCTCATGTCCCCAAAAATGTGTGCCATGGGCTTCATCAACGATTAATGGAATGTTGTGCTGACGGCAAATGGCTGCCGTGGCCGAAAGATCCGCTGCGAGTCCTTCATAAGTGGGATTTGTCACAATGACAGCTTTCGGCTTAAATTGTTCAATGAGCCGGGCACGTTCCTCATCGTTGACAGGCAACGGATAACCCCCGGGCCCCATCTCGGAATAGGCCCAAATCGGCCGAAGGTGTCCGAGGATTAAGGCCGCATGCACCGAGCGGTGGGCAATGCGATCCACCACAACGGAAGACCGCGGCGGACACGCCGCTAAAACGGCTGCCATAACTGGCAAGGTCGCCCCCTGGACCGAATACCATGTTTTTTGGGCACCAAAACTTTGGGCCATGAGGCGCTCAGAATCATGAATAGGATCGTGGCCATCCGATTTGGGGGTCAGTTCGCGCACTTCTGTCACGTCCCACTCCCCTAACAAATAGGGTAAGGGCATCCGGCCTTTGTGACCAGGCGTATGCCACCTGGCTTTGCCGCTAGCACTATAAGCCTTGAGCGCTTCAATAATCGGCGTTCTTAACACCAAAGACCGTCTCTCCTTTCTTTTGTGTGTTCTTCTTGATATCTCACCACGAACCCCGGTGTTCAAATAAAATGGCCGTCTTGGTCTTTATAATAGGTGTCCATTGTTTAGGCAATGATAATAAATATGTCGACACCGCGGTTTTCGGTTGCCACAGCACATAGTGCACATGATACTGCTTCCAAATGATATTCGGATTTTCTGTTAAATTTTTGATAGCCATATATTGGTTGAGTTGATGTCCCTGTAAATAAAAGTCTGTCCGACCGTCAATAAACACGGGGATATGCTGGGAGATCAGGTATCCTCCCCAATGATACATGTTAAAAACCCGGCCCTGATGGGTTTTAAGATATTGTGCTGCCAAAATTGGTTCTCCTACCGGTTTTCCAGGGGGGACGATGGGTTTTTCAAAAAGGATTAACCCGGTTAACAACAGCACAATCGGTGCTACCACATATCCTTGAATCCGGCGAAAAGGCCAATCCCGGGTGAAAACTCCCAGTAACACAGCCCACTGCACATCGTAATAAGGAAGAAACCGGATCGATTTCATTGTGGCATAAAAGAGACCGGCCACAAGAAAAAAGTCGGGCCAATTCACTGGGATGTTACCAAACAGCATCAGCAACACCAGAAGGAATAGGGGAACCAAAATCACGACAACCCAAATCATCATGTGGAAATTCGGCGATTGCCATTCCGCGATATACTGTGCAATACGTTCAGAAAATGACACATGCCAAGAATAGGCCCAAAGTCCGGGCCCGTTGGGATTAATGAACGAGCCCAGGACCGACACGATAAAGACCCCCGCCCATTGTTTCAGCGATACCTGGCTCGGCACCGTTTTAACCCGGGCCGTATTAATCGGCACCATTATCCAAATACCTTCCAATAGGAGCAACAAAAACCCCAGAAGGAAGCTGCCATGCATATTAGTCCATACCCACAGTAAGGGTACCGACCACCAAAGACGCCTCGGATGCGTTTTGGCATCCCACAAAATGATGAGCATCCAAACAAAAAAAACATAGCTAAAAGATTGAGGCCGGTCCTTGACAAATTCGACCAATCCAGGGGTCGCCATTAAAACCAAGAGGCCATTTTTAAGACCTTTAATGCCCCGCAAGGATAACAACCAGGCCAATGACACTACCAAAATAGTTCCCATTCCGGCTGACATCAACCAAAATGCTACGCCTCCCATCTCAGACACCAAGGCCGCTAAGAGAACTTCATAGCCCCATTCTTCTGTGACCCAAGGCTTGTGGTACAGGGTATAGGAAAAAACATCACGATGTAAGACGAGATGGTGATGAATCATATACTGGCCCGCCGCCCATTGCCAAAACACATCCCCACTTAAACCATTGTGAAGACTTTGCGCCCAAAACAAACTCGCTGCCAAAACAATCAAAGCGCCTTGCATAAACTGGTGATCGCGTCGTGTCATCGTCATCAAAACTCCTAAAATTTTCTTGTATTGCTTGTTCGCAA
The Sulfobacillus thermosulfidooxidans DNA segment above includes these coding regions:
- a CDS encoding aminotransferase class I/II-fold pyridoxal phosphate-dependent enzyme, giving the protein MLRTPIIEALKAYSASGKARWHTPGHKGRMPLPYLLGEWDVTEVRELTPKSDGHDPIHDSERLMAQSFGAQKTWYSVQGATLPVMAAVLAACPPRSSVVVDRIAHRSVHAALILGHLRPIWAYSEMGPGGYPLPVNDEERARLIEQFKPKAVIVTNPTYEGLAADLSATAAICRQHNIPLIVDEAHGTHFWGHEGFPRSALMQGADLVCHGVHKTELSLTQTGLLHLNSEIISMSQVQDTWDLLATSSPSYLLLASLDYFQYLRHQREYHRGWQVLAEQLRDLRVRWRDQGLSLLQDWWERQGGQADAAKLTILGDGSRLLHRLEQFGVEEKSDPFGVTLIVTPYDDINTVKSALAAVLAHRDIDYHRAAHWRRWPILQQIMPPYQAMTAENEWIPWSKALGRIAARPLIPYPPGIPLVVPGEGINQDVISWLTEYREWYLRGSGDLKGLQPPPPTGDDEGKDEGLWVIKNAVP